In Tachysurus vachellii isolate PV-2020 chromosome 12, HZAU_Pvac_v1, whole genome shotgun sequence, the following are encoded in one genomic region:
- the ddr2l gene encoding discoidin domain-containing receptor 2, translated as MLLFLLLVLHLEANAQIDPGQCRYPLGMEDGRIKNDDITASSQWYETTGPKYARLNREEGDGAWCPAGQLQPSDVQYLQLDLHQLTFLTVVATQGRYARSSGNEFARKYRLSYSRDGHRWIPWKNRFGSEIIMANVNTYASVVKDLHPPIITRFLRLIPVTDTVQTVCMRVELFGCSWQDGLTSYSAPEGHTMMAPGYANTPLNDSTYDGIQERRRVLGGLGQLTDGVIGLDDFSQTRQYMPWPGYDYVGWRNDSLGPGYIEMEFQFDRQRNFTSMKVHSNNMFARGVKVFSSVSCVFKPRLISQFEQEPVEFHTVLDDRNPSARYVTVPLERRVATAIRCRFYFADTWMIFSEISFQSVTNPLPTLKPLVMTSPFKAQSRAPTTVTLAPDTSTVTSKPRPPEDSHTSILIGCLVTIILLLVVIIFLILWWQYVCKVMEKGPRRILDEEVMVHLPCSSDSPQSPPLDSLDSPYERVFLLDTREHTELRVKAPDCGGGYAEPDITRCTHHQSLQSSVPHYAETLIVKLQGVTGSNTYAVPALTADSLTRKDITAAEFPRERLIFREKLGEGQFGEVHLCEAEGLVEFLGEDAPPLSDDKSSVLVAVKQLRADATANARNDFLKEIKIMSRLNDSNIIRLLCVCVHSDPLCMVTEYMENGDLNMFLSQREIESTLTHANNIPSVSMTDLLHMAVQIASGMKYLASLNFVHRDLATRNCLLDRQLTIKISDFGMSRNLYSSDYYRIQGRAVLPIRWMAWESILLGKFTMASDVWAFGVTLWEIFTLCTEQPYSLLTDEQVIENSGEFFRNQGRQIYLSPPPLCPPPLYELMMRCWRREIRDRPSFNSLHQALRLYSPRS; from the exons ATGTTACTGTTCCTGCTGTTGGTCCTACATCTTGAAGCCAATGCTCAGATAGACCCAG GACAGTGTCGCTACCCTCTTGGCATGGAGGATGGCAGAATAAAAAACGATGACATTACAGCCTCCAGCCAGTGGTACGAAACGACGGGGCCGAAGTACGCCAG gctGAACAGGGAGGAAGGTGATGGCGCCTGGTGTCCTGCCGGTCAGCTGCAGCCGTCTGATGTCCAGTACCTGCAGCTGGATCTTCATCAGCTCACCTTCCTCACAGTGGTTGCCACACAGGGTAGATACGCACGCAGCTCCGGTAACGAGTTCGCTCGCAAGTACCGGCTCTCCTACAGCCGAGACGGCCATCGCTGGATCCCCTGGAAGAACCGCTTTGGCAGCGAG ATTATCATGGCGAATGTGAACACGTACGCGTCGGTGGTGAAAGACCTTCACCCGCCCATCATCACTCGCTTCCTCCGCCTCATCCCTGTCACGGACACTGTGCAAACTGTCTGTATGCGTGTTGAGCTGTTTGGCTGCTCCTGGCAag ATGGGTTAACGTCATACAGCGCTCCTGAGGGCCACACCATGATGGCTCCTGGATATGCCAACACCCCACTGAACGACTCCACCTACGACGGAATTCAGGAGCGCag GAGGGTGCTGGGTGGTCTGGGTCAGCTGACAGACGGTGTGATTGGACTAGATGATTTCTCTCAGACTCGTCAGTACATGCCGTGGCCTGGTTATGACTACGTAGGCTGGAGAAACGACTCACTCGGACCTGGCTACATTGAGATGGAGTTTCAGTTTGACAGGCAGAGGAACTTCACCTCCATGAAG gtgCACAGTAACAACATGTTTGCGCGTGGAGTTAAGGTCTTCTCATCTGTATCGTGTGTGTTTAAGCCACGACTCATCTCACAGTTTGAGCAGGAGCCTGTGGAGTTTCACACGGTTCTGGATGACCGGAACCCAAGCGCTCGGTACGTCACCGTGCCTCTGGAGCGACGAGTGGCCACAGCAATTCGCTGCAGGTTCTACTTCGCTGACACCTGGATGATATTCAGTGAGATCTCCTTTCAGTCCG TGACCAACCCTTTGCCCACCCTGAAGCCTCTGGTGATGACATCACCGTTTAAAGCGCAGAGCCGAGCACCGACTACAGTTACATTAGCTCCAG ACACCAGCACAGTAACATCAAAGCCCCGCCCACCTGAAGACAGCCACAcctccattctgattggctgtttggTCACCATCATCCTCCTGCTGGTGgtcatcatcttcctcattcTCTGGTGGCAGTATGTGTGCAAAGTCAtggagaag GGTCCGAGGCGTATCCtggatgaggaggtgatggtaCATTTGCCCTGCAGCAGTGACTCTCCACAGTCGCCCCCTCTGGACTCTTTGGACTCTCCATATGAGAGAGTGTTTCTGCTTGACACTCGGGAACACACTGAGCTTCGAGTCAAAGCCCCgg ATTGTGGTGGTGGTTATGCTGAGCCAGACATTACCCGATGTACTCATCACCAGAGTCTCCAGTCCAGTGTTCCTCACTACGCTGAGACCCTGATAGTGAAGCTGCAGGGCGTTACGGGCAGTAACACATATGCTGTCCCCGCCCTCACTGCAGACTCTCTGACACGTAAAGACATCACAGCAGCTGAGTTTCCAAGGGAACGCCTCATCTTCCGGGAGAAACTAGGAGAGGGGCAGTTTGGAGAG gtgCACCTGTGTGAAGCAGAAGGTCTGGTGGAGTTTTTAGGAGAGGACGCTCCTCCGTTATCTGATGACAAGAGCTCCGTGCTGGTGGCAGTGAAACAGCTCCGAGCCGACGCCACGGCCAACGCCAg GAATGACTTCCTGAAAGAGATAAAGATCATGTCACGGCTGAACGACTCGAACATCATCCGCCtgctgtgtgtatgcgtgcacTCGGACCCTCTGTGCATGGTGACGGAGTACATGGAGAACGGAGACCTCAACATGTTTCTGTCtcagagagagatcgagagcacactcactcacgccaaCAACATCCCCTCTGTCAG CATGACGGACCTGTTGCACATGGCTGTTCAGATTGCATCAGGGATGAAGTACCTGGCGTCTCTGAACTTTGTGCACCGGGACCTGGCCACGCGGAATTGCCTCCTGGACCGACAGCTCACCATCAAGATCTCTGACTTCGGCATGAGCAGGAACCTGTACAGCAGCGACTACTACAGAATCCAGGGCCGAGCAGTGCTACCTATACGCTGGATGGCCTGGGAGAGCATcttgctg gGCAAGTTCACCATGGCGAGTGACGTGTGGGCGTTTGGTGTGACTCTATGGGAAATCTTCACTCTGTGTACGGAGCAGCCCTACAGTCTACTGACAGATGAGCAGGTCATCGAGAACAGCGGAGAGTTCTTTAGGAACCAGGGGAGACAG atctaCCTATCCCCTCCCCCACTTTGCCCCCCTCCTCTGTATGAGCTGATGATGCGTTGCTGGAGGCGTGAAATCAGAGACCGCCCCTCCTTCAATAGCCTGCACCAAGCCTTACGGCTCTACTCTCCCCGTTCCTGA